Proteins encoded within one genomic window of Arachis ipaensis cultivar K30076 chromosome B08, Araip1.1, whole genome shotgun sequence:
- the LOC107613334 gene encoding U4/U6 small nuclear ribonucleoprotein Prp31 homolog isoform X1, translating to MATLADSFLADLDELSDNEAEIPEDNEVDAADMEEDIDGDLADLENLNYDDLDSVSKLQKTQRYIDIMQKVEEALQKGTDVSIQGVDLEDDPEYQLIVECNALSVDIENEIVIIHNFIRDKYRLKFPELESLVHHPIDYARVVKKIGNEMDLTLVDLEGLLPSAIIMVVSVTASTTTGKPLPEDVLSKTIEACDRALALDSAKKKVLDFVESRMGYIAPNLSTIVGSAVAAKLMGTAGGLVALAKMPACNVQLLGAKKKNLAGFSTATSQFRIGYIEQTEIFQTTPPPLRMRACRLLAAKSTLAARVDSIRGDPSGKTGRHFKDEIHKKIEKWQEPPPAKQPKPLPVPDSEPKKKRGGRRLRKMKERYAVTDMRKLANRMQFGVPEESSLGDGLGEGYGMLGQAGSGKLRVSIGPSKLAAKVAKRFKEKNYGSSGATSGLTSSLAFTPVQGIELTNPQAHAHHLGSGTQSTYFSETGTFSKIKRT from the exons GAGGATAATGAGGTCGATGCAGCAGATATGGAAGAAGATATCGATGGTGACCTGGCTGACCTAGAGAATCTCAACTATGATGACTTGGATAGTGTTTCCAAGTTGCAGAAAACCCAGAGATACATTGATATTATGCAG AAAGTGGAAGAAGCCCTTCAAAAGGGTACAGATGTGTCAATTCAAGGAGTAGATCTAGAAGATGATCCTGAATACCAATTGATTGTTGAATGCAATGCCCTGTCGGTTGACATTGAGAATGAAATTGTGATTATCCACAATTTTATTCGTGATAAGTATCGCTTGAAATTTCCAGAGCTTGAGTCACTGGTTCATCACCCAATTGATTATGCTCGTGTTGTTAAGAAGATAGGAAATGAAATGGATCTTACTCTTGTTGATCTAGAAGGGCTGTTGCCTTCCGCAATTATCATGGTTGTCTCAGTTACAGCGTCAACTACAACTGGCAAGCCTCTACCAGAAGATGTCCTCAGTAAGACAATTGAAGCATGTGATCGAGCTCTTGCTCTTGATTCAGCAAAGAAAAAAGTTCTTGACTTTGTCGAGAGTAGAATGGGGTATATTGCACCTAATCTTTCTACTATAGTTGGGAGTGCTGTTGCAGCTAAACTCATGGGGACAGCTGGTGGTCTAGTAGCTCTAGCAAAGATGCCTGCCTGCAACGTTCAGCTTCTAGGTGCCAAGAAAAAGAATCTTGCTGGGTTTTCCACTGCAACATCTCAGTTTCGCATAGGATACATTGAGCAAACAGAAATATTTCAGACTACTCCTCCTCCTCTTAGGATGCGAGCGTGCCGACTCCTGGCTGCAAAGTCTACACTTGCAGCACGAGTAGATTCAATACGTGGGGATCCATCTGGGAAAACTGGGAGGCATTTCAAGGACGAGATCCACAAAAAAATTGAGAAGTGGCAGGAGCCCCCTCCTGCCAAGCAACCCAAACCGCTTCCTGTTCCTGATTCCGAGCCTAAAAAGAAGAGAGGTGGTCGCCGCCTTAGGAAGATGAAAGAAAG ATATGCAGTAACAGACATGAGAAAGTTGGCCAACAGGATGCAGTTTGGTGTTCCTGAAGAGAGTTCTTTAg GGGATGGTCTAGGTGAGGGTTACGGAATGCTTGGTCAGGCTGGCAGTGGCAAGCTTCGTGTGTCAATTGGGCCTAGCAAACTTGCTGCAAAAGTTGCTAAGAG attcAAGGAAAAGAATTATGGCAGCAGTGGTGCTACATCtggtttgacctcaagtttggcCTTTACACCAGTTCAG GGGATTGAGCTGACAAATCCACAGGCTCACGCACACCACCTTGGTAGTGGAACTCAAAGCACTTACTTCTCTGAAACCGGAACCTTCTCGAAGATCAAGAGGACTTGA